A stretch of the Synechocystis sp. PCC 7338 genome encodes the following:
- the crtR gene encoding beta-carotene hydroxylase: MCQESVIVMQATQPLQTVSQAVPKKFLQADGGFNPNVAMFGIAILLMLANIFGYWQWGLPHWLCFCCSVLALHLSGTVIHDASHNAAHRNTIVNAVLGHGSALMLGFAFPVFTRVHLQHHANVNDPENDPDHFVSTGGPLFLIAARFFYHEIFFFKRQLWRKYELLEWFLSRLVLFTIVFLGIHYGFIGFVMNYWFVPALIVGIALGLFFDYLPHRPFQERNRWKNARVYPSLILNWLIFGQNYHLIHHLWPSIPWYHYQNTYHITKPILDEKGCAQSLGLLEGKNFWSFLYDVFLGIRFHGHHGSQSSDKLS, translated from the coding sequence GTGTGCCAGGAGTCCGTCATAGTAATGCAGGCGACCCAACCGCTGCAAACCGTTTCCCAAGCTGTCCCAAAGAAATTTTTACAGGCGGACGGCGGCTTCAATCCCAACGTAGCCATGTTTGGGATAGCCATACTCTTAATGCTTGCTAACATTTTTGGCTACTGGCAATGGGGACTGCCCCACTGGCTTTGCTTTTGTTGTTCAGTGCTGGCGTTACACCTGTCGGGCACAGTAATCCATGATGCGTCCCACAATGCAGCCCACCGGAACACCATTGTTAATGCGGTGCTCGGCCATGGTAGTGCTCTAATGTTGGGCTTTGCTTTTCCTGTCTTTACCCGGGTCCATCTCCAACACCATGCCAACGTCAATGACCCGGAGAACGACCCAGACCATTTTGTTTCTACCGGTGGCCCCCTGTTTTTGATTGCGGCCCGGTTTTTCTACCATGAGATCTTTTTCTTTAAGCGGCAACTATGGCGTAAGTATGAGTTGCTGGAGTGGTTTTTAAGTCGGCTGGTGTTGTTCACTATTGTTTTTCTCGGCATTCATTACGGTTTTATCGGCTTTGTAATGAACTATTGGTTTGTACCGGCTTTGATTGTCGGCATTGCCCTGGGACTATTTTTTGATTACTTGCCCCACCGGCCTTTTCAGGAACGGAACCGCTGGAAGAATGCCCGGGTTTATCCTAGTCTCATTTTGAATTGGCTTATTTTCGGGCAAAATTACCACCTCATCCACCACCTGTGGCCTTCTATTCCTTGGTACCACTACCAAAATACCTATCACATCACCAAGCCAATTTTGGATGAGAAGGGCTGTGCCCAGTCCCTGGGGTTGTTGGAAGGGAAAAATTTCTGGAGCTTCCTCTATGACGTTTTCCTTGGTATTCGCTTCCACGGTCACCATGGTTCCCAGTCCTCCGACAAACTTAGCTAG
- the gntT gene encoding guanitoxin biosynthesis MATE family efflux transporter GntT, with protein MNLALPSQYQFLPRFFRLATIAVLSNMMVPLAGLVDTAFLGHLEDIDYLAGVILGSILFDYLYRVLKFLRTSTTALTAQAVGEEDQGEVWVAGLRSALVALLLGLGILALQYPLQKFGFALLTGAPGVEQSGMDYFYGRIWGAPAVLLNFVILGWLLGQERNGLVLLISLVANFSNVGLDYLMINRWGWASAGAGWATASSQYLALALGLICIVALAKKGKAKGEFKAAIAKLSDWEALRSTIALKGNILIRFVVLITTYSLFTNISSSFGTEVLAQNGLLLQIALLSQFTIQGVGMTSQTLTGNFKSKGDYQLLLPVLLTAISTTLVMALGFAAVAIAFPETLFGLLTNHAEINDSVRQYTIWLIPLLESTALAFMLEGYFIGLKASQPLRNGVLFAFFLIYLPCLGLAIWQQSNNLLWFSLVSYMLGLVIYLGWQLITRFSPQILALEAKQPS; from the coding sequence ATGAATCTTGCCCTGCCTAGCCAGTATCAATTTTTGCCCCGTTTTTTTCGCCTAGCCACCATTGCCGTCCTTTCCAATATGATGGTGCCCTTAGCTGGGTTAGTGGACACGGCTTTTTTGGGCCATCTGGAAGACATTGATTATTTAGCGGGGGTGATCCTAGGCTCAATTTTGTTTGATTATCTCTACCGGGTCTTAAAATTTTTACGCACCAGTACCACTGCCCTCACAGCCCAAGCCGTGGGGGAAGAAGACCAAGGGGAAGTATGGGTGGCGGGACTAAGGAGTGCCTTAGTGGCCCTATTGTTGGGACTAGGGATTTTAGCCCTGCAATATCCCTTGCAAAAATTCGGTTTTGCCCTGTTAACGGGGGCTCCGGGGGTAGAACAATCGGGCATGGATTATTTCTACGGCCGCATTTGGGGGGCTCCGGCGGTATTGCTCAATTTTGTGATCCTAGGCTGGCTCTTAGGTCAGGAACGCAACGGCTTAGTTTTGCTCATTTCCCTGGTCGCCAATTTTTCCAACGTTGGCTTGGACTATCTCATGATCAACCGTTGGGGCTGGGCCAGTGCGGGAGCGGGTTGGGCCACTGCTAGTAGTCAGTATTTAGCTCTGGCATTGGGTTTGATCTGCATTGTCGCCTTAGCCAAGAAGGGGAAAGCTAAGGGAGAGTTTAAAGCGGCGATCGCCAAATTATCGGACTGGGAAGCATTACGGTCTACCATCGCCCTGAAAGGAAATATTTTGATCCGCTTTGTGGTCTTGATCACCACCTATTCTTTGTTTACCAATATCAGTTCCAGCTTTGGCACGGAAGTTTTGGCCCAAAATGGTCTGCTGTTGCAAATTGCCCTGCTCAGCCAATTCACCATCCAGGGGGTGGGTATGACCAGCCAAACCCTCACTGGTAATTTCAAGAGTAAAGGAGACTATCAATTATTATTGCCGGTTTTACTCACCGCCATTAGCACCACCTTAGTTATGGCCCTGGGATTTGCCGCCGTGGCGATCGCCTTCCCTGAAACCCTATTTGGACTGTTAACCAACCACGCCGAAATCAACGACAGCGTCCGTCAATACACCATCTGGCTGATTCCCCTGTTGGAGAGCACCGCCCTCGCCTTTATGCTGGAAGGCTATTTCATCGGGCTTAAAGCTTCCCAACCCCTGAGGAACGGAGTACTGTTTGCCTTCTTCCTGATCTATTTGCCCTGCCTTGGACTAGCCATTTGGCAACAGAGCAACAACCTACTCTGGTTTTCCCTTGTCTCCTACATGCTGGGGCTAGTGATTTATCTGGGCTGGCAATTAATTACCCGATTTTCGCCGCAAATTTTAGCATTGGAAGCCAAACAGCCTAGCTAA
- the ispF gene encoding 2-C-methyl-D-erythritol 2,4-cyclodiphosphate synthase, with product MTALRIGNGYDIHRLVGDRPLILGGVTIAHHLGLDGHSDADVLTHALMDALLGALSLGDIGHYFPPSDAQWQGADSLKLLAQVNQLIIERGWRINNLDNVIVAEQPKLKPHIQAMKENLAKVLVIDPDLIGIKATTNERLGPTGREEGIAAYSVALLVKEG from the coding sequence ATGACTGCTCTCCGCATCGGCAACGGCTACGATATCCACCGCCTCGTAGGCGATCGCCCCTTGATTTTGGGGGGGGTTACCATTGCTCACCATTTGGGGCTAGATGGCCACAGCGATGCCGACGTGTTGACCCATGCCTTAATGGATGCCCTCCTAGGAGCGTTGAGTTTGGGGGACATTGGCCACTACTTCCCCCCCAGCGATGCCCAGTGGCAGGGGGCCGACAGCCTCAAACTTTTGGCCCAGGTTAATCAACTCATCATTGAACGGGGTTGGCGCATTAATAATCTGGATAACGTGATTGTGGCAGAACAACCCAAACTTAAACCCCACATCCAGGCCATGAAGGAAAATTTAGCTAAAGTTTTGGTCATTGATCCAGACTTGATTGGCATTAAAGCCACTACCAATGAGCGTTTGGGCCCCACAGGAAGGGAGGAAGGCATTGCCGCCTACAGCGTGGCCCTATTGGTCAAAGAGGGATAA